Proteins encoded by one window of Channa argus isolate prfri chromosome 1, Channa argus male v1.0, whole genome shotgun sequence:
- the LOC137123213 gene encoding protein FAM167A-like, with protein sequence MKEQKEFLISPKTCQGSHNRRYKEFRRSCTVPAVQLRRPNTDKVYKNEHNMMEVVLTRLRDFSCKTTTFDDCKPANQNTFRDPQSRTDHLSEECTAGGGSSKLDIESALAWLRRELMEMRSQDQALIRQLMELHSGIQELKQELSEEEQEEETNEEEEEGSYWDSGSEQGSNSVYSSSGEVGFSFMRTPRLFFSGVFSKRAISRRSSAP encoded by the exons atgaaagaacagaaagagtTCCTCATAAGTCCTAAGACCTGCCAGGGATCTCATAACAGGAGGTACAAAGAGTTCAGACGAAGCTGTACTGTACCTGCAGTACAGCTGAGAAGACCTAACACAGACAAAGTCTACAAAAACGAGCACAACATGATGGAAGTAGTCTTAACCAGACTGCGGGACTTCTCCTGCAAGACCACCACTTTTGACGACTGCAAACCAGCTAACCAGAATACATTCAGGGATCCTCAGAGCAGGACTGACCACCTCAGTGAAGAGTGCACAGCTGGGGGAGGGAGCTCCAAACTGGACATAGAGAGTGCACTGGCCTGGCTGCGAAGGGAACTG ATGGAGATGCGTTCACAGGACCAAGCTCTGATTCGACAGCTGATGGAACTTCACTCGGGCATCCAGGAGCTGAAGCAGGAGTTATCTGAGGAGGAGCAAGAGGAAGAAACgaatgaggaggaagaggagggcagCTACTGGGACTCTGGAAGCGAACAGGGAAGCAACAGCGTCTACTCCAGCTCAGGGGAGGTGGGCTTTAGCTTCATGAGGACGCCTCGGTTATTTTTCTCAGGGGTTTTCTCAAAGAGGGCAATAAGCAGGAGAAGCTCTGCGCCTTAA